One segment of Euzebya sp. DNA contains the following:
- a CDS encoding XdhC family protein: MRIYDALARARGRGERVVLITVLEVSEQASSHTGAKMVVGEDGPLAGSLGCSEFDTAGAEVGAEALASGGPIRRRVSFGGHGEERAIEVFAEVHDPEPAVLVLGAGPVGRAVAAQARLVGRRVVLVDPGGTTDVAPGVEVAADDPGRHLLAAPPGPLDAVLLSDHDAPYVDEVLRIALASDAAFVGMLGSRRHAPSAVRRLRDAGVPETHIARLRAPVGLDIGGREPAEIALSIVAEIIAVEHGRDGGRMGVDWSSAG, encoded by the coding sequence GTGCGCATCTACGACGCGTTGGCGAGGGCTCGCGGCCGGGGGGAGCGGGTGGTCCTGATCACGGTCCTCGAGGTGAGCGAGCAGGCGTCGTCCCACACCGGGGCGAAGATGGTCGTGGGTGAGGACGGGCCGCTCGCCGGATCGCTCGGCTGCAGCGAGTTCGACACCGCCGGGGCGGAGGTGGGGGCTGAGGCGCTGGCCTCCGGCGGCCCGATCCGACGACGCGTCAGCTTCGGCGGTCACGGCGAGGAGCGGGCCATCGAGGTCTTCGCCGAGGTGCACGACCCCGAGCCGGCGGTCCTGGTGCTGGGCGCCGGTCCCGTGGGCCGCGCAGTGGCCGCGCAGGCCCGGCTGGTCGGCCGGCGGGTGGTGCTGGTGGATCCCGGCGGGACGACCGACGTCGCACCCGGTGTGGAGGTCGCCGCCGACGATCCCGGCCGCCACCTCCTCGCCGCGCCACCGGGTCCGCTCGACGCGGTCCTCCTGAGCGACCACGACGCCCCCTACGTCGACGAGGTGCTCCGGATCGCCCTCGCCAGCGACGCCGCGTTCGTCGGCATGCTCGGGTCACGCCGCCACGCCCCGTCGGCGGTCCGCCGCCTGCGCGACGCCGGGGTGCCCGAGACCCACATCGCCCGGCTGCGCGCCCCCGTCGGGCTGGACATCGGTGGGCGGGAGCCGGCCGAGATCGCCCTGTCGATCGTGGCGGAGATCATCGCCGTCGAGCACGGCCGCGACGGCGGACGGATGGGCGTCGACTGGTCGAGCGCCGGATGA
- the miaE gene encoding tRNA isopentenyl-2-thiomethyl-A-37 hydroxylase MiaE, whose product MTTRDPLIPDERVDALRIATPPGWEAVALADLHATMSDHAHAEKKAALAGLSLLNAEPERDDLVARMAKLAREEIRHLDQVLGHMRARGWSLRPDRADRFARALIAERRGGRGEAALCDRLLVAALIEARSWERLNLLGMALAEAGEDELAAFYVELARSEAGHYRVFVDLAASECPGEDVAARLGELAEVEAAVIAALPHEPRIH is encoded by the coding sequence ATGACGACCCGCGATCCGCTGATCCCCGACGAGCGGGTCGATGCGCTGCGCATCGCCACCCCGCCCGGCTGGGAGGCCGTCGCGCTGGCCGACCTGCACGCGACGATGAGCGACCACGCGCACGCTGAGAAGAAGGCCGCGCTGGCCGGCCTGTCGCTCTTGAACGCCGAGCCCGAGCGCGACGACCTGGTCGCCCGGATGGCGAAGCTGGCACGCGAGGAGATCCGCCACCTCGACCAGGTCCTCGGCCACATGCGAGCCCGCGGCTGGTCCCTCAGACCGGATCGGGCTGACCGGTTCGCCCGGGCCCTCATCGCCGAGCGGCGCGGCGGGCGAGGGGAGGCTGCCCTGTGCGACCGGCTGCTCGTCGCCGCGCTGATCGAGGCGCGGTCCTGGGAGCGGCTGAACCTCCTCGGGATGGCCCTGGCCGAGGCCGGTGAGGACGAGCTGGCGGCCTTCTACGTCGAGCTCGCCCGGTCCGAGGCCGGCCACTACCGGGTCTTCGTCGACCTGGCGGCCAGCGAGTGCCCCGGCGAGGACGTGGCCGCGCGCCTGGGCGAGCTGGCCGAGGTCGAGGCCGCGGTCATCGCGGCGCTGCCGCACGAACCGCGGATCCACTAG
- a CDS encoding TIGR03086 family metal-binding protein: METIAQRYRRRADAVVRLVAGVDPARWAGPSPCAAWTARAGVDHLVMMHGARLGPLGRAPSPAPAVADDPLAAIASAVGDVTAVLDDPVLAATTCTSPAGTMTAARQIDEVLSDDLVVHAWDLARATGQDDVMDPDDVARLWASTTAIPTEVMATFRTPGAFGPGIEVYGPEVVVPEDARLQDRLLGLLGRDPRWVPAIR, encoded by the coding sequence GTGGAGACCATCGCCCAGCGCTACCGGCGTCGCGCGGACGCCGTCGTCCGATTGGTCGCCGGCGTCGACCCGGCGCGGTGGGCGGGCCCATCGCCCTGCGCCGCGTGGACGGCGCGCGCGGGGGTCGACCACCTCGTGATGATGCACGGGGCGAGGCTCGGCCCCCTCGGACGCGCCCCCTCACCGGCACCTGCCGTGGCCGACGACCCGCTGGCCGCGATCGCATCGGCGGTGGGCGACGTGACCGCGGTCCTCGACGATCCGGTGCTGGCCGCGACGACGTGCACCTCACCGGCCGGCACGATGACCGCCGCACGCCAGATCGACGAGGTCCTGAGCGACGACCTCGTCGTCCACGCCTGGGACCTGGCGCGCGCCACCGGCCAGGACGACGTGATGGACCCTGACGACGTCGCCCGGCTGTGGGCCTCCACGACCGCGATCCCGACCGAGGTCATGGCGACGTTCCGCACGCCCGGCGCGTTCGGACCCGGCATCGAGGTGTACGGACCCGAGGTCGTCGTCCCCGAGGACGCCCGGTTGCAGGATCGGCTGCTCGGCTTGCTGGGGCGGGATCCCCGCTGGGTGCCGGCGATCCGCTGA
- a CDS encoding 5-formyltetrahydrofolate cyclo-ligase — protein sequence MARTPHDHAADAGGDADVLAAKAALRDEVWQAVVDAGASRFPGAFNRIPNFVGAEDAAERLRAQPEWRDVTAVKANPDSPQWPVRQRALEDDKVVFMAVPRLAEDHPFVALRPGQLTVSPRAASSIKGSGTHGLPVAVEDLDPIGLVVTGCVAVDPSGARLGKGGGFADLEFAIAQAAGLITERTVVATTVHDAQVVDAGRIPLTDHDVPLDLIVTPTRVIRVEGRRTRPPGVVWEELTPEKIAAIPLLQRLATERS from the coding sequence ATGGCCCGGACCCCCCACGACCACGCTGCTGACGCCGGCGGTGATGCCGACGTCCTCGCCGCGAAGGCGGCGCTCCGCGACGAGGTGTGGCAGGCCGTCGTGGACGCCGGCGCCAGCCGGTTCCCGGGGGCGTTCAACCGCATCCCGAACTTCGTCGGGGCGGAGGACGCCGCCGAGCGGCTCCGCGCCCAGCCGGAGTGGCGCGACGTGACCGCGGTCAAGGCCAACCCGGACAGCCCGCAGTGGCCGGTGCGGCAGCGCGCGCTCGAGGACGACAAGGTCGTCTTCATGGCCGTCCCGCGGCTGGCCGAGGACCACCCGTTCGTCGCGCTGCGGCCTGGCCAGCTGACGGTCTCGCCCCGCGCGGCCAGCTCCATCAAGGGGTCGGGCACGCACGGTCTCCCGGTGGCGGTGGAGGACCTCGACCCCATCGGGCTCGTCGTGACCGGCTGCGTCGCCGTCGACCCCTCCGGCGCCCGGCTCGGCAAGGGCGGCGGGTTCGCCGACCTCGAGTTCGCGATCGCGCAGGCAGCCGGCCTCATCACCGAGCGGACGGTCGTGGCGACCACCGTGCACGATGCCCAGGTCGTCGATGCCGGCCGGATCCCCCTGACCGACCACGACGTGCCCCTCGACCTGATCGTCACCCCCACGCGGGTCATCCGCGTCGAGGGGCGCCGCACGCGCCCGCCCGGCGTGGTGTGGGAGGAGCTCACCCCGGAGAAGATCGCCGCCATCCCGCTGCTGCAGCGGCTGGCGACCGAACGGAGCTGA
- the otsB gene encoding trehalose-phosphatase, producing the protein MTTEATEATGSGWPVGDPSTACLVLDFDGVLAPIVEDPATSAMPDATREVLHRLAGLVGRVAIVSGRPASFLAERVGVVGAELVGLYGLERVVDGEVVPDDRVEPFLDDLDAARGALAGAVAEWPGAELEDKGRALAVHWRRATDREGAARALGEAVRAASGELAVEDGKMVVELRPPVQADKGTAVAALADGYADVAYAGDDLGDLPAFAEVARRGGLAVAVDHGEETDDRVREAGTIVVDGTDGVIAWLEAVADRVQGRSA; encoded by the coding sequence GTGACGACCGAGGCGACCGAGGCCACCGGATCGGGCTGGCCCGTGGGCGACCCGTCGACGGCCTGCCTGGTCCTCGACTTCGACGGGGTCCTCGCCCCGATCGTCGAGGATCCGGCCACCTCCGCCATGCCGGACGCGACGCGGGAGGTCCTGCACCGCCTGGCCGGCCTCGTGGGGCGGGTGGCGATCGTGTCGGGGCGACCGGCGTCGTTCCTCGCCGAGCGCGTGGGCGTGGTCGGCGCGGAGCTCGTCGGGCTCTACGGCCTCGAGCGGGTCGTCGACGGGGAGGTGGTCCCCGACGACCGGGTCGAGCCGTTCCTGGACGACCTCGACGCTGCCCGCGGTGCGCTGGCCGGTGCGGTGGCGGAGTGGCCGGGCGCGGAGCTCGAGGACAAGGGCAGGGCGCTGGCGGTCCACTGGCGGCGGGCGACCGACCGCGAGGGGGCGGCGCGCGCGCTGGGCGAGGCCGTGCGGGCGGCATCCGGCGAGCTGGCGGTCGAGGACGGGAAGATGGTCGTCGAGCTGCGTCCCCCCGTGCAGGCCGACAAGGGCACCGCGGTCGCCGCGCTCGCCGACGGGTACGCCGACGTCGCGTACGCCGGCGACGACCTGGGGGACCTGCCCGCCTTCGCGGAGGTCGCCCGCCGGGGAGGGCTCGCGGTCGCCGTCGACCACGGCGAGGAGACCGACGACCGGGTGCGCGAGGCCGGCACGATCGTGGTGGACGGCACCGACGGCGTGATCGCCTGGCTGGAGGCCGTCGCCGACCGCGTCCAGGGCCGGTCGGCCTAG
- a CDS encoding trehalose-6-phosphate synthase, producing the protein MATKLIVASNRGPVSWVQDDDGGWTPKRGAGGLIVALGGALQQRPGTWVSVALEEGDREMAAAHPDEAFEAETGQGTFTLRLVDAGDRYAAYYNEVANRLLWFTLHQLWAEPYEPAGRAWTEAWEDYQAVNDLVAEAVIAEAEGVDAEIHLQDYHLLTAAPTIRRALPDAKILLYVHTPWVHPTYFRRLPDVMVEGILEGLGACDLVGISAPEWAASLRDCMVELGGGVADFDRIRTTGTSTLVRDFVLGIDAAGLGQVARSDAAKAEREDLLARADGRTLLVRADRTDLSKNILRGLHAFERVLEDDPDLADQVHFHLLLNPSRQGVPEYREYLERCVAEADGIRERWGEACLELETTENFPRVVAALQSYDVLLTNPVLDGTNLVAKEGPALNDNDGVLVLSRTAGAATTMGDALLVNPFDVEQQADALRRALTMPEAERSRRALSLKAAAAQGSPADWLAAQRAALAEALRS; encoded by the coding sequence ATGGCCACCAAGCTGATCGTCGCGTCCAACCGCGGGCCCGTGTCGTGGGTGCAGGACGACGACGGGGGGTGGACGCCGAAGCGCGGCGCCGGCGGGTTGATCGTCGCCCTCGGCGGCGCGCTGCAGCAGCGCCCCGGCACGTGGGTCTCGGTGGCGCTCGAGGAGGGCGACCGGGAGATGGCGGCCGCACACCCCGACGAGGCGTTCGAGGCCGAGACCGGCCAGGGCACGTTCACCCTCCGGCTGGTCGACGCCGGCGACCGGTACGCCGCCTACTACAACGAGGTCGCCAACCGGCTGCTGTGGTTCACCCTCCACCAGCTCTGGGCCGAGCCGTACGAGCCGGCCGGCCGGGCCTGGACCGAGGCGTGGGAGGACTACCAGGCCGTCAACGACCTCGTGGCCGAGGCGGTGATCGCCGAGGCCGAGGGCGTCGACGCGGAGATCCACCTGCAGGACTACCACCTGCTCACCGCCGCCCCGACGATCCGCCGGGCACTGCCGGACGCGAAGATCCTGCTGTACGTCCACACCCCGTGGGTGCACCCCACCTACTTCCGGCGCCTGCCCGACGTCATGGTCGAGGGGATCCTCGAGGGCCTCGGCGCCTGCGACCTCGTCGGCATCTCCGCCCCGGAGTGGGCAGCGAGCCTGCGCGACTGCATGGTCGAGCTGGGTGGCGGCGTGGCCGACTTCGACCGCATCCGGACGACCGGCACGTCGACCCTGGTCCGGGATTTCGTGCTCGGCATCGACGCCGCCGGGCTGGGGCAGGTCGCCCGGTCCGACGCGGCGAAGGCCGAGCGCGAGGACCTGCTGGCCCGCGCCGACGGGCGGACGCTGCTGGTCCGCGCGGACCGGACGGACCTCTCCAAGAACATCCTGCGCGGGCTGCACGCCTTCGAGCGGGTGCTGGAGGACGACCCGGACCTGGCGGACCAGGTGCACTTCCACCTGCTGCTCAACCCCTCCCGCCAGGGGGTGCCGGAGTACCGCGAGTACCTCGAGCGCTGCGTCGCCGAGGCCGACGGGATCCGCGAGCGGTGGGGTGAGGCGTGCCTCGAGCTCGAGACGACCGAGAACTTCCCCCGGGTCGTCGCGGCCCTGCAGTCCTACGACGTGCTCCTGACCAACCCGGTGCTCGACGGCACCAACCTGGTCGCCAAGGAGGGGCCCGCGCTGAACGACAACGACGGCGTGCTGGTCCTCAGCCGGACCGCCGGTGCGGCGACGACGATGGGCGACGCGCTGCTGGTCAACCCCTTCGACGTCGAGCAGCAGGCCGATGCGCTGCGTCGGGCGCTGACGATGCCGGAGGCCGAGCGCAGCCGGCGGGCGCTGTCGCTGAAGGCGGCCGCGGCCCAGGGGTCACCGGCGGACTGGCTCGCCGCCCAACGCGCCGCCCTCGCCGAGGCCCTCCGGTCCTGA
- a CDS encoding DUF3467 domain-containing protein — MSDTGPSQPQPPQQPKISIKVDDERKFGTYANFLVVSHSAHEFTLDFCQIMPGGEQGQVQAEVVSRVKIAPTMVGKVIRALNTNMTGYEDKFGMVSEIG; from the coding sequence ATGAGCGACACCGGACCGTCCCAGCCGCAGCCGCCGCAGCAGCCGAAGATCTCGATCAAGGTCGACGACGAGCGGAAGTTCGGCACCTACGCGAACTTCCTGGTGGTCAGCCACTCCGCCCACGAGTTCACGCTCGACTTCTGCCAGATCATGCCGGGCGGGGAGCAGGGCCAGGTCCAGGCCGAGGTGGTGAGCCGGGTGAAGATCGCCCCGACGATGGTCGGCAAGGTTATCCGGGCCCTCAACACCAACATGACGGGGTACGAGGACAAGTTCGGGATGGTCTCCGAGATCGGCTAG
- a CDS encoding tyrosine-type recombinase/integrase, with product MAGRARRAHGGNIRQLTSGRWQVRVRERGTNRLLSLGTFATKADAKVALAGAVADVQRGAFVSPERGQVSVQAYARKWIEEHPGLAPKTLTLYRSLLRLYILPQLGDLHLADLEPSTVNVWHAELGRTTSQSNQAKAYRLLRAILNGAVKDRRILINPCQVTNGGKEHSAERPIATIPQVFAIAEHFPERLAAIVPLAAFGSLRVGECAGLQRADVDPLGSRVHVRRQVQRDRYEGLLIRDPKSQSLRSVTLPRQVMDVVEAHMAAHTGTEPEAWVFTRPHGNPVEHNYVGKLWRRALDVAAAEDPTIPKGLRFHDLRGTGATLATAQGATLREVMDRLGHKTMVAAMRYQHAASDRADTIAQLLGQAIDQAAGASVTRLEDRR from the coding sequence ATGGCAGGGCGCGCCCGGCGAGCACATGGCGGCAACATCCGCCAGCTGACGTCCGGGCGGTGGCAGGTGCGGGTGCGGGAGCGGGGGACGAACCGGTTGCTCAGCCTGGGCACGTTCGCGACGAAGGCGGACGCGAAGGTCGCCCTGGCCGGCGCCGTCGCCGACGTCCAGCGGGGCGCCTTCGTGTCGCCCGAGCGCGGGCAGGTGTCGGTGCAGGCCTACGCACGGAAGTGGATCGAGGAGCACCCGGGGCTGGCACCCAAGACGTTGACGCTGTACCGGTCGCTGTTGCGGCTGTACATCCTCCCCCAGCTCGGCGACCTCCACCTCGCGGACCTCGAGCCCAGCACGGTCAACGTCTGGCATGCCGAGCTGGGCCGCACGACGAGCCAGAGCAACCAGGCGAAGGCCTACCGGCTGCTGCGGGCCATCCTGAACGGGGCCGTGAAGGACCGCCGGATCCTGATCAACCCGTGCCAGGTCACGAACGGGGGCAAGGAGCACAGCGCGGAGCGGCCGATCGCCACGATCCCGCAGGTGTTCGCCATCGCCGAGCACTTCCCGGAGCGGTTGGCCGCGATCGTGCCGCTCGCGGCATTCGGCAGTCTCCGGGTGGGGGAGTGCGCCGGGTTGCAGCGTGCGGATGTGGACCCGTTGGGCAGTAGGGTGCACGTCCGTCGCCAGGTCCAGCGGGACCGGTACGAGGGGCTGCTGATCCGGGATCCGAAGTCGCAGAGCCTCCGCAGCGTGACGCTGCCACGGCAGGTGATGGACGTGGTCGAGGCGCACATGGCGGCGCACACGGGGACCGAGCCGGAGGCGTGGGTCTTCACCCGCCCGCACGGCAATCCCGTGGAGCACAACTACGTCGGCAAGCTGTGGCGCCGTGCACTGGACGTCGCGGCGGCTGAGGACCCGACGATCCCGAAGGGCTTGCGCTTCCACGACCTGCGGGGGACGGGGGCCACGCTGGCGACGGCGCAGGGTGCGACGTTGCGGGAGGTGATGGACCGGCTGGGCCACAAGACGATGGTCGCGGCGATGCGCTACCAGCACGCGGCATCGGATCGGGCGGACACGATCGCGCAGCTGTTGGGCCAGGCGATCGACCAGGCGGCCGGCGCGTCGGTGACGCGGCTGGAGGATCGTCGGTGA
- a CDS encoding transposase, with translation MVLPVRGRQVPLDDLDVTNSSADQPDGIADVGAATIIAIVGDVSRFPTAGHFAACCGTAPLEASSGDVVRHRLSRTWRSADEQGAARRSLPGPQRRSWPRLLPPQDR, from the coding sequence GTGGTCTTGCCGGTTCGAGGGCGACAGGTCCCTCTCGACGATCTTGACGTCACGAACTCCTCGGCAGATCAGCCTGATGGCATCGCCGACGTGGGCGCGGCCACGATCATCGCCATCGTCGGTGACGTGTCCCGCTTCCCGACCGCCGGGCATTTCGCGGCCTGTTGTGGCACCGCCCCATTGGAGGCCTCCTCCGGCGATGTGGTGCGCCACCGGCTGTCGCGGACGTGGCGATCGGCAGATGAACAAGGTGCTGCACGCCGCTCGCTGCCAGGTCCGCAACGGCGGTCCTGGCCGCGTCTACTACCTCCACAAGATCGATGA